Proteins from one Xenopus tropicalis strain Nigerian chromosome 1, UCB_Xtro_10.0, whole genome shotgun sequence genomic window:
- the pla2g3 gene encoding group 3 secretory phospholipase A2 — translation MAARLVLGISVLLVALPIISNSVSGAKTGDRYKRGLTMPGTLWCGAGSSADNFTNLGIFNGADLCCREHDHCSHQIEAFQFQYGMRNYRLHTVSHCDCDQRFRLCLNAFNDTISTLVGIMFFNILEMPCFSLKEEEQCVEWFWWGGCKKFDLVPKAELQKQAFFNNTHPMGLQASTDSSHEPTLVATSPRQTEAPSSFSTVFGGIAKKRRRLLKNKLQGYTIRGYQKFREEDTQKATERESLELPNKTNLIPKVSNVHALRQKHMQKWAEIYSLPHKKTLNQGQEEANKAQQIEAESSLVPKTAKVSKDGVYRDMEEETVKHSKKETERSKRKQRSRRKKKLRHSSPGKTRNLINNPLNKLGEVTPMYRK, via the exons ATGGCTGCGAGACTGGTGTTGGGCATCTCTGTGCTACTGGTGGCACTACCCATTATCTCTAATAGTGTGAGTGGGGCAAAGACAGGAGACAGGTACAAGAGGGGCTTAACAATGCCCGGGACACTCTGGTGCGGTGCAGGGAGCTCTGCGGATAACTTTACCAACCTAG GTATATTTAATGGGGCTGATCTTTGCTGCAGAGAACATGACCACTGTTCCCACCAAATTGAAGCATTCCAGTTTCAGTATGGGATGAGGAATTATCGTCTGCACACAGTATCACACTGCGATTGTGACCAAAG ATTTCGACTTTGCCTAAATGCTTTTAATGACACAATCTCAACACTGGTCGGCATCATGTTCTTTAATATTTTGGAAATGCCTTGCTTCAGTCTAAAAGAAGAAGAACAGTGTGTGGAGTGGTTCTGGTGGGGAGG ATGCAAAAAGTTTGATTTGGTACCAAAAGCTGAGCTACAGAAACAAGCTTTCTTCAACAATACCCACCCTATGGGCTTGCAGGCATCTACAGACTCCTCACATGAACCCACACTTGTAGCCACTTCTCCAAGGCAAACTGAGGCTCCATCTTCCTTTTCTACAGTCTTTGGTGGTATTGCCAAGAAAAGAAGGAGACTTCTAAAGAATAAACTGCAAGGTTACACTATTAGAGGCTACCAGAAATTTAGAGAAGAAGACACCCAGAAAGCCACTGAAAGAGAAAGCCTAGAACTTCCCAACAAAACCAACCTTATACCCAAAGTAAGCAATGTCCATGCACTTAGACAAAAACACATGCAGaaatgggcagaaatatacagcctTCCACACAAAAAGACATTAAACCAGGGGCAAGAAGAAGCTAATAAGGCCCAGCAAATAGAAGCAGAAAGTAGTTTGGTGCCAAAGACAGCCAAAGTCTCAAAAGATGGAGTATACAGGGACATGGAGGAAGAGACAGTCAAACACTCCAAAAAAGAGACAGAAAGGAGCAAAAGGAAGCAACGTTCTAGGAGAAAGAAAAAACTAAGACACAGTAGCCCTGGGAAAACCAGAAACCTCATCAATAATCCACTTAACAAATTAGGGGAAGTAACACCCATGTACAGGAAGTAA